A single Calditerricola satsumensis DNA region contains:
- a CDS encoding class I SAM-dependent methyltransferase, producing MSVARFNERFDQWAATYDETVTDPTGEYAEVFAGYSRILARVADEVALPPGSVVVEIGVGTGNLTRELLARGYRVIGVEPSREMRQQAKRKLPDLDLRDGDFLHLPLSDERVAAFVSTYAFHHLTDEEKETALTQMAARLAPGGKVVFADTVFASEEERQACIEEARRKGHVHLLRDLETEFYPTLPVLETLYRRAGFAVSFERLNRYVWLSTAVRR from the coding sequence ATGAGCGTGGCCCGGTTCAACGAACGGTTTGATCAATGGGCTGCCACGTATGACGAAACGGTCACCGATCCGACAGGGGAATACGCCGAAGTGTTTGCCGGGTACTCCCGCATTCTCGCCCGCGTGGCCGACGAGGTGGCCCTGCCGCCCGGTTCGGTGGTGGTGGAAATCGGCGTGGGCACGGGGAACCTCACGCGCGAGCTGCTGGCGCGCGGCTACCGCGTGATCGGCGTCGAGCCGTCGCGGGAGATGCGCCAGCAGGCCAAGCGCAAGCTGCCCGACCTCGACCTGCGGGACGGCGATTTCCTGCACCTGCCCCTTTCCGATGAGCGGGTTGCGGCCTTTGTCAGCACCTACGCCTTTCATCACTTGACCGACGAGGAGAAGGAAACGGCGCTGACGCAGATGGCTGCGCGCCTGGCCCCGGGTGGAAAAGTGGTCTTTGCCGACACGGTGTTTGCCAGCGAAGAAGAGCGCCAAGCGTGCATCGAAGAAGCGCGACGCAAGGGGCACGTCCATCTGCTCCGCGACTTGGAGACGGAATTCTATCCCACGCTGCCGGTGTTGGAGACCCTTTATCGCCGCGCCGGCTTTGCCGTGTCGTTTGAACGCTTGAATCGCTACGTGTGGCTCTCCACGGCGGTGCGCCGCTGA